Below is a genomic region from candidate division KSB1 bacterium.
ATTTCGTCGAGAAATTCCCCCAGATGGTGCCATTGTTCGATCTCAGCAAATGTGAAAATGTAGTGACCTCGAAAGATGAATGCACCAATGAAAAATGCAAACGGGAGGACAACTGTCGGCTGGACCGGGGAGCCCCATATTGTTTTTCGGCCTCAAAAATCTCGATAGCTATGCTCGATCCTTATTGGCTAGGAGGCCCAGAGCGACATGTGAAGCGGACCAAGGTAAACTGGGTGTTATTGTTCCGAAAGGATCCGATTTCTCCAGCGATTGTCAAGTTGAATCCAGAAGAGGCGCTGAAGATATTGGAGGAGGGACGTGCCCAGAGCAGCTATGGGGGGATGCAGAGCGTGCCGTTTTTCAACCCCCATCTCTTAGTCCGTTCGATGGATCGGATGGAATTGCAAAAGCGCTATTTTCAACAGTTATTAAAAATAGCGCCCTGTTATATGATCAATTCAGCCTTGGAGACGCCTGATCAGATAAAAGCGAGGATTGCTGCAATTATCGCCGGGGATGAGGCAGCAGCATTACAATAGCGAACCGATGGGGAGCAGCAAGAGGATTTTTAGCATGCCCGGAGCTAAATCCGCTTGCTGCGCCTCGTATTTGATTTTCCCTCTCCTTTTTTGCCGCTTTTGTTAGAAAATCTCGCTTCCTGCACTTTGATAATTTGATCATCGATCGATCCTTGATCCCAATCTTCTATCGCTTGACGGGCGGCCTCCTTATCATCCATTTTCACAAAAGCGTAGCCGCGCGACCGATTGGTGATTTGATCGCGGATGATCTTGACACTATTTACTTTGCCATATTCCTCGAACATCTCGACAAGTTCATCTTCCTCGAAGTCCTGTGGCAAATTTCCAACATAAATGATCATATTCACTCCCTTGTTTTAATAAATTAAAGCTCTGCAGTATGAGCAAATTGAGAATAAGCGGATATCATTTTATTCGGCCGCGAGAGTCTCTTTTACCTCACAGATCAACGAGCCAAGAGACCCCGACATTCCCAGGTATGACGCCAATATGAATTCCCTGAATTTTGCAGAAGCTTATTAATAAATTCCAACTTTTGCACAATGGATAGGTTCGTTATTTCGCTCCAACAAGTACTTGAGAGACAGATCGGAATCACAAAGTCTTTTTGTGCACATTTCTATTCAATTTTTCGATGCTGAAGGCATGAATTTCCCTCTGCCGCCAATCAGCTTCAGAACGGGTGCTCTGATCTTTCGGATCAGAAAGCAAGATATTATGATATTGGACAATTGGATTGAGTTATTTGCGAAGGAAACGCATCGCGAAAAAGTATACTAACCCAAATGGGCGGAAAAATCATCAATCCAGCTATCGAGCAGCCAGCCAATTGGTCGACCAGCGATGCTTTGCAGAGATTAATATCGGTTCTGCCATGTGCTATTGCGCCGACCTGGGCTGCTCGAATCGCGACGTTTATCGGTTCGTTGTCGCGCTTCATTAACGACAATGCGTTTACCTTTGAGTTCGGTATTATTCAATTCGTCCATAGCGGTTAGCGCATCCTGCTGGACTGGCATCTCAACAAAGCCAAATCCGCGACTGGCTTTCGTGTACCTGTCCGTGATGACCTTTGCCGAGGAGACTTCACCGTAAGTTTCAAATGTCTGACGCAAATCGTCGTCTGTGACTTTCTCTGATAAATTGCCAATGTAGAGGTTCATGATATGCTCCTTGTGAGTTTGAATGAAATTTGTGAGAGATGATTATGCTAACTATCTTGTTTCTGACGCCTTCTCCCTTGCTCCAGCTCAAAACTGATCGATGAATAAACGGAGCCACGCTGAAAATCCATCAGAAGCTGGTGACCAACGAATCCTTCAATGAAAATTCTTACCCTCGATCAATAAAGACATGCTTCGTTGATGGTCCAGCAATCATATGATGGAACGATCAGAATGACTGGATAGTCTTAAATCATTACCCAGTTCCAGTTGGCATATCGCTATCTCCGCAGTCAGAAGGAAGCCAAGAAAAGTGAATCCTGGAACGAAGGGAGGGACTTTTTACTTTTTATCTGCACTATTTTTTGTGTCCAATTTGAATACAAAATTTTCCTTGCGATCTGAGAACGATTTGCTGAGCAGAAGCATCTTATTCGCGAGGAGGCAGGCAGAGTAATTCATATAAAAGCCCAACCAAATTTGTTGGGCGCTTCGGCGTAAAATATTTTCTTATCGAATAGAAGCTTTCAAACCTTGGAGGCAGTCTTAGAGAATTGCAAGCTGGAGCTCTCAGTTGAAGCGGCTATGAAAATATTTCTTATCACTCAATCAATTTGGACTGGAGCAATATACGAATATCTTTTGTCGAAGTCAAGAAGTATTTTCGAAAAATTTATTCCAATGATTGTGAATTTAATTTGCTGATGAGGTGTGAAACCAATTTTTAATGATTCGTGATGGCATTCAAGAACCGATTATCCTGAAAATTGGATTCCATTAAAGCTGTTCATCATAGAAAGGATCCGCGATATGGATGTCAGGTTTTTACTGACAGAAATCTATTCATTTGTGAATATCTGGGGTAAAAGCAACTCCTAGATTTGCAGGAGTGACATTTGTATGTTCTGATTTTGCATCTCTTGATTATTTTAAAACAAATGGAACTTTACCTCAACAAATGAATTCAATATTCGATCATTTCAATTGGTGGAAAAAGATTGGGAGCTCCGCGGCGTTATTGTTCTATTTAAAGGATTAGACAGATGAATCAAATTGGCGTGCTGCTCCCAAAATGACTTGACGAAAAGGTGGAAATTATGAATCAGCAGATGGTGGATTTAAGGCGGGATGTGGTAGAGCCCAGTTTTCAGCAGCCAGTGGTAGTGGATTTTTGGGCGGAATGGTGTTCGCCCTGTCGGATGTTAGGTCCGATTTTAGAGAAGTTAGCTAAACAAGCCAATGGTCGCTGGAAATTGGTGAAGATTGATACGGAGACGCAGCCGGATATTGCGATGCAATTCGGCATTCAAAGTATTCCGGCGGTAAAGATGGTTTATCAAGGGCAAATTATTGCTGAGTTTGTGGGTGCACTGCCAGAGGCCCACGTCGTGAGATGGCTGGAGGAAAACCTGCCCACAAAATCGAAAGATGCCCTCCAACAGGCCATGGAAGCCCTGGAATTTGGCGATCTCCAGCGAGCCAAACAGTTGCTGCAGTACTCCGTGAACCAGGATGAAAATAATCTCGATGCAAAAGTGATGCTCGCTCGCATTCTGTTTTTAGAAAATCCTGATAAAGCGATTAAACTGGTGGAAAAGGTAGATGAGGCGCATCCAATGTTCGATCAGGTCGATGCCATGCGGGTGTTGCAGCGGCTGATGAATTCATCTAAAGATCTCGGAAAAGAGGCAAAACAAGGTCATCCAGAGGCCTGGTCCCTGTATCTTAAAGGGATCGACGCGTTGAAAAAACGCGATTTTGAAACGGCGCTGGAATCCTGGATCGAATCCATCATCATCGACCGCAAAGTCGATGACGATGGAGCCCGCAAAGCCTGTGTCTCCTTGTTTAAAATACTAGGAAATGAGCATCCATTGACCCAAAAATATCATCGGAGATTTTCTTCAGCGCTTTTTTGATCATTAAGGAGGACTCCTTCACTGCCAAATACGTGAACTTCCTGAATTATGATCATTCGCATGCTTGCGATAAACCTAATGTGATTCATTTTTGATGTGAGATCTCTTTACAATCGGTTTGGCTAAATTTGTTCTGAATTCTATGATAAAAATTTTGAGCATGAACATTTCAATCAATGAATCATTTTCGCCCTTTCGAGGGCGATTTTTATTTTATTCTTGATTTGCATATTGAATCCAATCTGCATCATACCGAAAATATGTCATGGAGAGTTCCGAGTTAGGGCGAAAGCTTTATCTCAAGGAAAAATTTCTATGCTATCTCCTCCCACATTTATGGCTATTCCCCCTACGCATATCCAGATAAATTTCGCGCTTCCTTATAATCCCTGAAAAAAAGGTTGTTATTTTGAACTAATTTAATTAAATTACAATCTCATTTTTGCTCATTAAACTGAGTTCATCGCTCCAAGTGATGGAATCAAAATCGCACTCATTGAAACATTAGATCCGCTGCTATGAAAGAGCAATTTTCACTCATTGGCAACCCCATCCCTCGCCAGGATGCCCGCACCAAAGTCACGGGTCAGGCCATGTTTGCGGATGATTATAACCTGCCTGGTCAGCTTTTTGGGGTGATGGTTCGCCTGCCTGTGGCTCATGCCAGAATTCATCGTATCGACTATTCTGCTATTCACTCGGATCCTGCCATTGTAGCCATCTGCGATAGCAATGATATCCCTGGCGCCAAAAAAGTGGGCGTGGTGAAGGCCGATCAGCCGATCTTCGCCTTCGAGAAAATCGTGACTCCAGGCGATGTTGTCGCCATGCTGTTAGGCGAGTCCGAAGAGAAATTATTTCCGTTACGAGACAAAGTTCGGGTGGATTATGAGCCACTGCCTGGGCTCACCGATCCCAGGCTGGCCCTGGCGCCCGATGCGCCATTGATCCATCCCGAAACGGGCACCAATTTGATCGTCCATCATCCGCTGCGCAAGGGCGATGTGGAGCAGGGATTTGCCAAAAGCGATTTCATCATCGAGCAGACTTACACCACGCCATGGATCGAACACGCCTACCTGGAGCCCGAGGCGGTGCTGGGCTATCCCGTCAAAGGCAGGGATGAGATCAAAATCATCGGGAGCATTCAAAATCCGTACACGGCTCGGCGGATTGTGGCGGCGGCGCTGGGCTGGCCGCTGGCTCGGGTGCGGGTGGAACAGGCTGAATTGGGTGGCTCATTCGGCGGGAAGGATGACATCATGGATATTCTGGCCGCCCGTGCCGCTATTGGGGCGCTGAAGACGGGACGTCCCATTAAAATCCGCTATCGCCGTGAGGAATCCATCCTCGAATCCTACAAGCGCCATCCCTACATTATGCACTACAAAGTCGGCTTCAATCGGGATGGCAAAATCATCGCCATGAAGATAGACATTCTGGCCGATGGGGGAGCCTATGCCTCCATGAGCCCATTCGTCACGTGGCGCACTGTGGTTCAGGCCACTGGGCCGTACGAGATCGAACATGTCTGGACCGATGTGCGGGCGGTTTACACCAACAATCCCTACACAGGTGCCATGCGGGGCTTTGGCTCGCCGCAGCCGATCTTCGCCCAGGAGTCGCTCATCGACGAGATCGCCATCCAATTGGGCAAAACGCCCGATGAGATTCGGCGCATCAATGGGCTGCGGCTCGGCTCGATCACGGCCACAGGGCAGCGGCTGGAAAATCATGACGTGAATCTGATCGACATTCTGGATCGGGCCGTGGCGACGACCGATTTTCGTTTAAAATGGCAAAAGAATCAAGATGAAAATAATTGGAAACAAATAGGCGAATGGCTCCGCCAGCTAGCCTCTGGCGATGGAACGAATTTGATTCTGCGGCCCAGCGATTTTCTACCTGCCGATGAGACAATTAAAAAGGGGATTGGGCTGGCGATGAGCTATCGGGGCTGCTCGCTAGGCGCCGAGGGCATCGATGCGGCGGCGGCCTACCTTTCGGTGCAGACGGATGGCTCGGCGTATCTGATTTCGGGCCTGGCGGAGAACGGCCAGGGCTTGCGCACCACGTTTTCCATCATCGCTGCCGAAGTGCTGGGGATCGAAGTGGAGGATATTTGTTATCTGGAACAGGATACAGGCCTGGTGCCCGATAGCGGTCCCACCGTGGCCTCCCGTTCAACTATCATGGGCGGCGGCGCTGTGAAAGCGGCGGCAGATATCGTTCGAGTTCGGTTGGAACAATTGGTTAGAAGTGAATGGCAACTCGATCCGTCTCAGAAACTGATCTTTCGCCATCGAGAGATCTGGCTGGAGGATGATCCGCAGCATCGCATCTCATTTGCCAATTTATGCAATCTGGCATATCAAAAGGGAATCTGCCTGGCCGCCATTGGCTGGTATCCAGGCCCCAAAGTCGATTGGCACGAGTCCACGGGACAGGGGCAGGCCTATTTCACGTACGTCTACGGTTGCCAGGTAGCCGAGGTGAGCGTGAATATTGCTACGGGGGAGGTTTATGTGGAGCGAGTGGTAGCGGTGCACAACCCTGGCACGGTGATCAACCTGTTAGGCGCCCAGGGGCAAATTTACGGCGGCGTCACCCAGGGAGCGGGCTATGGCTTGTGGGAGGAAATTTCCAGCCAGGACGGTTTCATTCGGGAGTTGAATTTCGACCAGTACTTGATTCCCACCAGCAAGGACATCGGCGAGATCGTGCCGATCTTCATGGAGGGGAGGGATTGCTACGGTCCCTGGGGCGCCAAGTCGCTGGGCGAGCCCGCCATGGAGCTGACGGCGGCGGCCATTGCCAATGCCGTGCGTAATGCCGTGGGCGTGCGCTATTTTCATCTGCCGCTGAATTTGGAGGAAATATTCTTGCGCCGCAAATTGCGGCCAGCCGATTTAGGAAGGGGGAGTGCGAGATGATACCTGCCATCGAATACATCCGTCCTCGAACGCTCAATGAAGCATTAGCCACCCTTAAGGAAAACAATGGCGAGGCAGCCGTTTTGGCAGGCGGCACTGATATCGTCCCTGGCCTGCGGCAAGGCAGCCGCAGATTTGGATCGATCAAAAAGTTGGTCGATATCGGTGCGATCGCTGAGCTGAAAGGGATTGAATGGGATGGCAGGCAGATGAAAATCGGCGCTGGCACCACGTTTTCTGAGCTGAGCCAAAATGGGTCGTTGCGGGAGCATTTTCCATTGCTGGCGCAGGCGGCCCAGGGGATCGGCAGCGTGCAGATCCGCAATCGGGCGACCATCGGGGGCAATTGCTGCAACAATGCGCCCTGCGCCGATAGCGTGCCACCACTTCTGGTTTATGAAGCCAGCCTGCGGATTCTCTCACGCCATCGGGAGCGGGTCATTCCGCTGTCCGAATTTTTATTGAAACCCTATCGCACCCAACTTGCACCCGATGAGCTATTGGCCCAGATCATCCTGCCCGCCCTGCCCGATGGCTATCGAGGCCAGTTCTACAAATTGGGCCGACGGCGGGGCGTGGCCATCAGCCGCATCACGCTGGCGCTGCTGATTAAAATTGGCGAGGGTGTGATCGAGGATCTTCGCATTGCCAGTGGAGCAGT
It encodes:
- a CDS encoding RNA-binding protein, coding for MIIYVGNLPQDFEEDELVEMFEEYGKVNSVKIIRDQITNRSRGYAFVKMDDKEAARQAIEDWDQGSIDDQIIKVQEARFSNKSGKKGEGKSNTRRSKRI
- a CDS encoding RNA-binding protein; the protein is MNLYIGNLSEKVTDDDLRQTFETYGEVSSAKVITDRYTKASRGFGFVEMPVQQDALTAMDELNNTELKGKRIVVNEARQRTDKRRDSSSPGRRNSTWQNRY
- the trxA gene encoding thioredoxin yields the protein MNQQMVDLRRDVVEPSFQQPVVVDFWAEWCSPCRMLGPILEKLAKQANGRWKLVKIDTETQPDIAMQFGIQSIPAVKMVYQGQIIAEFVGALPEAHVVRWLEENLPTKSKDALQQAMEALEFGDLQRAKQLLQYSVNQDENNLDAKVMLARILFLENPDKAIKLVEKVDEAHPMFDQVDAMRVLQRLMNSSKDLGKEAKQGHPEAWSLYLKGIDALKKRDFETALESWIESIIIDRKVDDDGARKACVSLFKILGNEHPLTQKYHRRFSSALF
- a CDS encoding xanthine dehydrogenase family protein molybdopterin-binding subunit, producing MKEQFSLIGNPIPRQDARTKVTGQAMFADDYNLPGQLFGVMVRLPVAHARIHRIDYSAIHSDPAIVAICDSNDIPGAKKVGVVKADQPIFAFEKIVTPGDVVAMLLGESEEKLFPLRDKVRVDYEPLPGLTDPRLALAPDAPLIHPETGTNLIVHHPLRKGDVEQGFAKSDFIIEQTYTTPWIEHAYLEPEAVLGYPVKGRDEIKIIGSIQNPYTARRIVAAALGWPLARVRVEQAELGGSFGGKDDIMDILAARAAIGALKTGRPIKIRYRREESILESYKRHPYIMHYKVGFNRDGKIIAMKIDILADGGAYASMSPFVTWRTVVQATGPYEIEHVWTDVRAVYTNNPYTGAMRGFGSPQPIFAQESLIDEIAIQLGKTPDEIRRINGLRLGSITATGQRLENHDVNLIDILDRAVATTDFRLKWQKNQDENNWKQIGEWLRQLASGDGTNLILRPSDFLPADETIKKGIGLAMSYRGCSLGAEGIDAAAAYLSVQTDGSAYLISGLAENGQGLRTTFSIIAAEVLGIEVEDICYLEQDTGLVPDSGPTVASRSTIMGGGAVKAAADIVRVRLEQLVRSEWQLDPSQKLIFRHREIWLEDDPQHRISFANLCNLAYQKGICLAAIGWYPGPKVDWHESTGQGQAYFTYVYGCQVAEVSVNIATGEVYVERVVAVHNPGTVINLLGAQGQIYGGVTQGAGYGLWEEISSQDGFIRELNFDQYLIPTSKDIGEIVPIFMEGRDCYGPWGAKSLGEPAMELTAAAIANAVRNAVGVRYFHLPLNLEEIFLRRKLRPADLGRGSAR
- a CDS encoding xanthine dehydrogenase family protein subunit M; translated protein: MIPAIEYIRPRTLNEALATLKENNGEAAVLAGGTDIVPGLRQGSRRFGSIKKLVDIGAIAELKGIEWDGRQMKIGAGTTFSELSQNGSLREHFPLLAQAAQGIGSVQIRNRATIGGNCCNNAPCADSVPPLLVYEASLRILSRHRERVIPLSEFLLKPYRTQLAPDELLAQIILPALPDGYRGQFYKLGRRRGVAISRITLALLIKIGEGVIEDLRIASGAVTPIGVRFHELEAEARGKPCSDELFRHLATRLGELVLEKTGLRWSSAYKLPVVQQVF